The Mesobacillus jeotgali genome window below encodes:
- a CDS encoding YpoC family protein: MEELETFSLYHEIAMATLLEEWNQCKEQLASHFNNRDGERAEPLMKRAILLFEQFLFLSNSLDQEEYSINNCKIKPVNVEERLDFIKSKPKLFHSYKQLAELFAEQEKQFAKQTALNKTKSKRPE; this comes from the coding sequence ATGGAAGAATTAGAAACGTTCTCTCTGTATCACGAAATAGCGATGGCGACACTCCTAGAGGAGTGGAATCAGTGCAAGGAGCAGTTAGCCTCTCATTTTAATAACAGGGATGGCGAAAGGGCAGAACCCTTGATGAAGAGGGCGATTCTTTTATTTGAACAGTTCCTTTTTCTTTCAAACAGCCTTGATCAAGAAGAATATTCGATAAATAACTGTAAAATCAAGCCCGTGAATGTTGAGGAAAGACTCGATTTCATTAAATCAAAGCCAAAACTTTTTCATTCATATAAGCAGCTTGCTGAATTGTTCGCAGAACAGGAAAAACAATTTGCTAAACAAACAGCCTTAAATAAAACAAAAAGCAAACGTCCTGAGTGA
- the panD gene encoding aspartate 1-decarboxylase, with protein sequence MFRTMMNAKIHRARVTEANLNYVGSITIDTDILDAVGMVANEKVQIVNNNNGARFETYIIPGERGSGVVCLNGAAARLVHEGDVVIIISYALVPEEKVPSHQPKVALMDENNRIVEMIHAEPEKTVFL encoded by the coding sequence ATGTTCCGCACCATGATGAATGCTAAAATACATCGAGCACGAGTTACTGAAGCAAACCTTAACTACGTCGGCAGCATCACGATCGACACAGATATCCTGGATGCAGTCGGTATGGTTGCTAATGAAAAAGTGCAAATTGTCAATAATAATAATGGCGCGCGCTTCGAAACATATATTATTCCTGGGGAAAGAGGAAGCGGTGTAGTTTGCCTTAACGGAGCAGCAGCTCGTCTTGTCCATGAAGGTGACGTCGTAATCATCATTTCCTATGCACTTGTTCCGGAAGAGAAGGTTCCGTCCCATCAGCCAAAAGTAGCGTTGATGGATGAGAACAACCGTATAGTAGAAATGATTCATGCCGAACCTGAAAAAACGGTATTTCTATAG
- a CDS encoding DUF5590 domain-containing protein produces MKKWIFISVLIVVTITGILINVYLNAVEPVKAAEEKAVKIASKETNLADFTNFSLYSGEETYYVMTGKNAKQEAVYVWINEKNSEIITRNAKNGITKKEALNKLYQEKNPNEIIEVRLGMARIQKTDRPAWEIFYRNNSDTINYYYVDFDTGEKLRAIDNL; encoded by the coding sequence TTGAAGAAATGGATATTTATCAGTGTTCTTATTGTGGTTACAATAACGGGAATTCTGATCAATGTATACTTGAACGCGGTTGAGCCAGTCAAGGCAGCAGAGGAAAAGGCTGTTAAAATTGCGTCAAAAGAAACGAACCTGGCCGACTTCACTAACTTCAGTTTGTACAGTGGAGAAGAAACTTATTATGTGATGACTGGAAAAAATGCCAAACAAGAAGCTGTTTATGTTTGGATCAATGAAAAAAACAGCGAAATTATTACGAGAAATGCTAAAAATGGTATCACGAAAAAAGAGGCTTTAAATAAACTATATCAGGAAAAAAATCCGAATGAAATCATTGAAGTAAGGCTCGGCATGGCCAGGATCCAAAAGACGGACAGGCCGGCATGGGAAATTTTTTACCGAAACAACAGCGACACAATAAATTATTATTATGTCGATTTTGATACGGGTGAAAAGCTCAGAGCTATTGATAATTTGTAA
- a CDS encoding ATP-dependent DNA helicase, with the protein MKLLIAILAFMNWYYFPYESPSAPVEVEGVDVNLKRNELAFTFLAISDGEAALIQHANGENVLVNTGGKGTLKEIDRLLALFHVKQLSTIILTANTEQENLDPLIQKYNVRRIFTGKAGNQVLSETSIPTEVKVQSWKQGDLLKLMPGLTAEVIFDGEEENEGTDISFQFFHHQIFYVSSASHNSEQAFLEEPLRNVNIVKLPLFAAKGSFSDLLIEHLDPQLAIIFKSSSIKPDPDLVEMLHEAWIDVYFTKQHGTVTIKLTESTYDVITIASEEE; encoded by the coding sequence ATGAAGCTGTTAATTGCAATCCTGGCTTTTATGAATTGGTATTATTTTCCGTATGAATCCCCGTCTGCTCCTGTCGAAGTTGAAGGAGTGGATGTCAATCTTAAAAGAAATGAATTGGCTTTTACGTTTTTAGCCATAAGCGATGGAGAGGCCGCGTTAATCCAGCATGCTAATGGCGAGAATGTACTGGTCAATACTGGAGGAAAGGGAACGTTAAAAGAGATTGATCGCCTGCTTGCTCTTTTTCATGTAAAGCAATTATCGACGATTATTTTGACTGCAAATACAGAACAGGAAAATCTTGATCCATTAATCCAGAAATACAATGTACGCCGGATCTTTACAGGCAAAGCCGGTAATCAAGTGCTGTCAGAAACTTCAATCCCTACTGAAGTAAAGGTTCAAAGCTGGAAGCAGGGGGACTTGTTAAAGCTCATGCCAGGCTTGACAGCAGAAGTCATATTCGACGGCGAGGAAGAAAATGAAGGAACAGATATTTCTTTTCAATTTTTCCATCATCAGATTTTCTATGTCAGTTCTGCAAGTCATAATTCTGAACAAGCTTTTCTCGAGGAACCATTGAGGAATGTCAATATCGTCAAATTGCCATTATTCGCAGCTAAAGGCTCTTTTTCTGACTTATTGATTGAGCATCTTGATCCCCAGCTTGCCATCATTTTCAAATCCAGCTCAATTAAACCGGATCCAGATTTAGTGGAGATGCTCCATGAAGCATGGATTGATGTTTATTTCACAAAGCAGCATGGTACAGTTACAATTAAGCTTACCGAATCGACTTATGATGTCATTACGATCGCGAGCGAAGAAGAATGA
- a CDS encoding DnaD domain-containing protein — protein sequence MKKADMLDWLKEGNVTIPAVLLTQYKEMRLNEQELALLLHVFYFSEKGNEFPTPTELAARMTISAFECTDLLRALIQRGFISISDGNSTDGIRYEKYSLEPLWEKLFDQFMLKRRQEKEILDQKEETDLYTTFEKEFGRPLSPFECESLAMWMDDDHHDPIIIKAALREAVISGKLNFRYIDRILFEWKKNGIKTIEQAKSYGRKFRQHQSVQKTGKEEPKVSANPVPFYNWLEQ from the coding sequence ATGAAAAAAGCAGATATGTTAGATTGGCTGAAAGAGGGGAATGTTACAATTCCTGCTGTATTGCTTACCCAATACAAAGAAATGAGATTGAACGAACAAGAATTAGCACTATTACTTCATGTATTCTATTTTTCTGAAAAAGGAAATGAATTTCCTACACCTACGGAACTTGCAGCCCGCATGACGATATCGGCTTTCGAATGTACAGATTTGCTCCGAGCACTGATTCAAAGAGGGTTCATATCGATAAGTGACGGGAATTCCACGGATGGAATCAGATATGAAAAATATTCGCTGGAACCGCTATGGGAAAAGCTATTCGATCAGTTTATGCTCAAGCGGAGACAGGAAAAAGAGATTCTCGATCAGAAGGAAGAAACGGATTTATATACAACCTTTGAAAAGGAATTCGGCCGGCCGTTATCTCCATTTGAATGTGAGTCACTGGCAATGTGGATGGATGATGACCATCATGATCCAATCATCATAAAGGCTGCCTTAAGAGAAGCTGTTATCTCTGGTAAATTGAATTTTCGGTACATAGACCGGATTCTTTTTGAATGGAAGAAGAATGGAATCAAGACAATTGAACAAGCAAAAAGTTATGGAAGAAAATTCAGGCAGCATCAGAGTGTGCAGAAGACAGGGAAGGAAGAACCTAAGGTCTCTGCGAATCCTGTTCCGTTTTATAACTGGCTTGAACAATAA
- the dinG gene encoding ATP-dependent DNA helicase DinG yields MSQKFVVVDLETTGNSPKKGDRIIQFGAVIIEDGKITGRFSSLVNPLQEIPAFIEELTGISESMVKNAPLFEEIAPQVSDMLEDAYFVAHNVLFDLSFLQEELLNAGVEGFYGPVIDTVEMARILYPSADSYKLTDLASREELDHDRPHQADSDAQVTAELLLIMLDAVKALPLVTVKELAKLSEGLKSDLHLIFDDVLNMKESSLEDLPDHIEVYRGIALKKRPETQRALHSVINYPESVEEKKAMLQKAFSGYEIRHGQFEMMDSVHSAFMKNGHALIEAGTGVGKSLGYLIPAAIFSLESHNPVVVSTYTTQLQEQLLNNDVPKLAKVLGSKINASLIKGRNNYISMARFEHSLREVEENYDTALTKMQILVWLTQTETGDFDELNLSSGGMLFWSKVKNEPALFLKTKHWESYDFYQRAVEEAQQADILITNHAMLLADLVSEKGPLPNYEYAILDEGHQFEKAAGKYFGKSLDYLAVRLVLNQLGLYDQNQLFYKLERLLRNDLRDSRLHTFEVSQLISDLVYETEELFKLAGTYARKTVKNKTYGSKIHASIVPDRDNRVWTALKTTAERFYFDLKDLIVALEERLDEAGKSNHPYTGVQQSILEEVVQVKEDLEAIRDTARTLFMDGSDYVKWIEADLRSLQNSTTIFSRPVYVSDYLAQQFFMKKRSVVVTSATLSVNNSFSFIKKELGLENTLIEQQIPSPFSYESQIKLIVPEDLPDIKSVSHDDYVAAITEHIISIAEATKGRMLILFTSHEMLKKTYELIKESGLLEEFILIAQGITAGSRTRLTRNFKRFDKAILFGTSSFWEGVDIPGEDLSCLIIVRLPFTPPDEPITAAKCSIIKESGGSPFSELSLPEAVLRFKQGFGRLIRTSNDRGLIFIFDRRLVTTSYGKAFLHSVPDVPVEKGNITEIVDMIDDWL; encoded by the coding sequence ATGAGCCAAAAATTTGTGGTTGTAGATTTAGAAACAACGGGTAATTCCCCTAAAAAGGGTGACCGTATTATACAATTCGGAGCCGTGATCATCGAGGATGGAAAGATTACTGGCAGGTTCTCATCGCTTGTCAATCCATTGCAGGAGATTCCTGCTTTCATCGAAGAATTGACAGGAATTTCAGAATCAATGGTGAAGAATGCTCCATTATTTGAAGAAATCGCTCCACAGGTTTCTGATATGCTTGAAGATGCTTATTTTGTGGCTCATAATGTCTTGTTTGACCTTTCATTTTTACAAGAAGAATTACTAAACGCAGGCGTGGAAGGATTTTATGGACCTGTTATCGATACAGTGGAAATGGCAAGAATCCTGTATCCGTCAGCTGACAGTTATAAATTGACTGATTTGGCCTCGAGGGAGGAGTTGGATCATGACCGTCCACACCAGGCTGATAGCGATGCACAAGTCACCGCAGAGTTGCTGTTGATCATGCTCGATGCTGTGAAAGCTCTGCCTCTTGTTACAGTAAAAGAGCTTGCAAAGCTTTCTGAGGGACTTAAAAGCGATCTTCACTTGATTTTTGATGATGTTTTGAATATGAAAGAGAGCAGTCTCGAAGACCTGCCTGACCATATAGAAGTCTACCGCGGGATTGCCTTGAAAAAGAGGCCGGAAACCCAAAGGGCTTTACATAGTGTAATAAATTATCCCGAATCAGTGGAGGAAAAAAAGGCTATGCTCCAAAAAGCTTTTTCCGGTTATGAAATCAGGCATGGGCAGTTTGAGATGATGGACTCTGTCCATAGTGCATTCATGAAAAATGGCCATGCTTTGATTGAAGCCGGAACAGGTGTTGGAAAGTCTCTTGGTTATTTGATTCCAGCAGCCATTTTTTCACTGGAGAGTCACAATCCAGTTGTAGTAAGTACCTACACAACACAGCTTCAGGAACAGCTTTTAAACAATGACGTCCCGAAACTGGCAAAAGTTCTGGGTTCAAAAATAAATGCCTCACTGATTAAGGGGAGAAATAATTATATCAGTATGGCACGGTTTGAGCATTCCCTGAGAGAGGTAGAAGAAAATTACGATACGGCTCTTACCAAAATGCAAATACTTGTATGGCTTACGCAAACAGAAACTGGAGATTTTGATGAACTCAATTTGTCCAGCGGGGGGATGCTCTTCTGGAGTAAAGTGAAGAATGAGCCTGCCCTTTTCCTTAAGACAAAGCACTGGGAGAGTTATGACTTTTATCAAAGAGCGGTTGAAGAAGCGCAACAAGCAGATATTCTGATCACGAACCATGCCATGCTCCTAGCAGACCTTGTTTCAGAAAAAGGTCCGCTGCCGAATTATGAGTATGCAATCCTTGATGAAGGACATCAATTTGAAAAGGCAGCAGGAAAGTACTTTGGGAAGTCACTGGATTATCTGGCTGTCAGGCTTGTACTGAATCAGCTTGGCCTTTATGACCAAAACCAATTGTTTTATAAATTGGAGAGGTTGCTGCGCAATGATTTGAGAGATAGCAGACTGCATACCTTTGAGGTCAGCCAGTTGATTTCCGATTTAGTATATGAAACAGAGGAACTCTTTAAGCTTGCCGGAACATATGCAAGAAAAACGGTTAAGAATAAAACCTATGGCAGCAAGATACATGCAAGCATCGTTCCGGACAGGGATAATCGTGTTTGGACAGCTTTGAAAACAACAGCAGAAAGGTTTTATTTTGACTTAAAGGATTTAATTGTGGCGCTGGAAGAAAGGCTTGATGAGGCTGGGAAGAGCAATCATCCATATACGGGAGTGCAGCAATCGATTCTTGAAGAGGTTGTACAGGTTAAAGAGGACCTGGAAGCGATCCGGGATACGGCAAGAACACTATTTATGGATGGTAGCGATTATGTGAAATGGATTGAGGCAGATTTGAGGTCACTGCAAAACTCAACAACAATTTTTTCACGCCCTGTCTATGTATCAGACTATTTGGCTCAACAATTTTTCATGAAAAAAAGGAGCGTAGTTGTTACATCAGCCACACTTTCGGTCAATAATTCCTTCAGTTTTATAAAGAAGGAACTGGGGCTGGAAAATACTCTGATCGAGCAGCAAATTCCATCGCCATTTTCTTATGAGTCCCAAATCAAGCTGATCGTCCCTGAAGACTTGCCGGATATAAAATCTGTGTCACATGATGACTATGTAGCTGCGATAACAGAACATATCATCTCCATTGCAGAAGCAACTAAAGGCAGGATGCTGATTTTATTCACATCACATGAGATGCTGAAGAAGACTTATGAATTGATTAAAGAGAGCGGCCTTCTAGAAGAATTCATTTTAATCGCCCAGGGCATCACAGCAGGCAGCAGGACACGATTGACCAGAAATTTCAAGCGGTTCGACAAAGCCATCTTGTTCGGGACCAGCAGTTTCTGGGAGGGTGTCGATATCCCTGGAGAGGATCTGTCATGCTTGATCATCGTGAGGCTCCCATTTACACCTCCTGATGAACCTATAACAGCCGCAAAATGTTCTATAATCAAGGAAAGCGGAGGCAGTCCTTTCTCTGAACTATCCTTGCCTGAAGCCGTTCTAAGGTTTAAACAAGGATTCGGAAGATTGATTCGGACATCTAATGATAGAGGTTTGATTTTTATCTTTGACCGAAGGCTTGTGACCACTTCTTATGGAAAAGCCTTTTTACATTCCGTACCCGATGTTCCAGTTGAAAAAGGGAACATAACGGAAATAGTCGACATGATTGATGATTGGCTGTAG
- a CDS encoding YpmA family protein, protein MESKIEIVSTVKVQNSPDLYKIVDALNRTLKRDDLMFGLALDQDDKEKAVFTIYRT, encoded by the coding sequence ATGGAAAGTAAAATTGAGATCGTTTCGACAGTGAAGGTGCAAAATAGTCCTGATTTATATAAAATTGTAGATGCCCTAAACAGGACATTGAAGCGTGATGACCTTATGTTCGGTCTTGCACTGGATCAGGATGATAAAGAAAAAGCAGTCTTTACCATTTATCGCACCTGA
- a CDS encoding pyridoxal phosphate-dependent aminotransferase, protein MQLASRVGALTPSSTLAITAKAKELKAQGKDVIGLGAGEPDFNTPQHIIEAAVKSMNEGFTKYTPSGGLPELKKEIAAKLKADQGLEYQLNEIIVTSGAKHGLYTLFQVLLNEGDEVIIPIPYWVSYPEQVKLAGGNPVYVEGLEQNNFKITPAQLKEKVTDKTKAVIINSPSNPTGMVYSQEELQALGEICLEKGILIISDEIYEKLIYGDAKHISIAQLSAELKKQTIIINGVSKSHSMTGWRIGYAAGDSKIIKAMTDLASHSTSNPTTPAQYATIAAYAGEQEALEVMLSAFEERLEIIHGKLNNIPGISCIKPQGAFYLFPNAKEAALMSGCKDVDQFAEVLLTEANVAVVPGSGFGAPDYMRLSYATSLDQLEEAVSRIHQFIESRV, encoded by the coding sequence ATCCAATTAGCCAGCAGAGTGGGTGCACTCACTCCTTCATCAACTTTGGCTATTACTGCCAAAGCCAAAGAATTAAAAGCACAAGGAAAAGATGTAATCGGACTTGGAGCAGGAGAGCCTGACTTCAATACCCCGCAGCATATTATCGAAGCTGCAGTGAAATCAATGAATGAGGGTTTCACAAAATACACTCCATCCGGCGGGCTGCCAGAATTAAAAAAGGAAATAGCAGCAAAATTAAAGGCGGATCAGGGACTTGAGTATCAGTTGAATGAAATTATTGTGACAAGTGGTGCTAAGCATGGATTGTACACCCTTTTTCAGGTTCTGCTCAATGAAGGCGACGAAGTCATCATCCCAATCCCATACTGGGTCAGCTATCCAGAGCAGGTCAAGCTTGCGGGTGGGAATCCGGTTTATGTCGAGGGTCTGGAGCAAAACAATTTCAAGATCACTCCAGCTCAACTGAAGGAGAAGGTCACTGACAAGACAAAGGCAGTCATCATTAATTCGCCAAGCAACCCGACTGGAATGGTATATTCCCAGGAGGAGTTGCAGGCTCTTGGAGAAATTTGTCTGGAAAAAGGCATTCTAATCATTTCTGATGAAATCTATGAAAAATTGATTTATGGAGATGCAAAACATATTTCGATTGCCCAGCTTTCAGCAGAGCTAAAAAAGCAGACGATCATTATTAATGGTGTTTCCAAATCCCATTCAATGACAGGGTGGAGAATCGGGTATGCTGCCGGTGACAGCAAGATCATCAAGGCAATGACCGACCTGGCAAGCCACAGCACGTCAAATCCGACGACTCCGGCTCAATATGCGACGATTGCTGCATATGCAGGAGAACAGGAAGCCTTGGAAGTGATGCTTTCAGCGTTTGAAGAAAGGCTTGAAATCATCCATGGAAAACTGAACAACATTCCAGGAATCAGCTGCATTAAGCCTCAGGGGGCGTTTTACCTGTTCCCGAATGCAAAAGAAGCAGCACTTATGTCCGGCTGCAAGGATGTAGATCAGTTTGCGGAAGTCTTGCTGACTGAAGCGAATGTTGCAGTTGTTCCTGGCTCCGGTTTTGGGGCTCCAGACTATATGCGACTGTCTTACGCAACATCCCTTGACCAGTTGGAGGAAGCTGTCAGCAGGATTCATCAATTCATTGAAAGCCGAGTATAA
- the nth gene encoding endonuclease III, with translation MLNKQQIRFCLDEMGKMFPQAHCELIHSNPFELVIAVALSAQCTDALVNKVTKDLFQKYKTPEDFLSVSLEELQQDIRSIGLYRNKAKNIQKLSRMIIEDYGGEVPRDRDELTKLPGVGRKTANVVVSVAFGIPAIAVDTHVERVSKRLAFCRWKDSVLEVEKTLMKKIPEEEWSITHHRMIFFGRYHCKAQNPKCETCPLLEVCREGKKRMRGKS, from the coding sequence ATGTTAAATAAACAACAAATCAGGTTTTGCCTTGATGAAATGGGCAAAATGTTCCCTCAGGCACATTGTGAGCTGATCCACTCGAACCCTTTTGAGCTTGTAATTGCTGTTGCCTTATCTGCCCAGTGCACTGATGCACTTGTAAACAAAGTGACAAAAGATTTATTTCAAAAATACAAAACCCCTGAGGATTTTTTGAGTGTGTCTCTGGAAGAGCTTCAGCAGGACATTCGGTCGATTGGGCTATATCGTAATAAAGCGAAAAACATTCAGAAGCTTTCCAGGATGATTATAGAGGATTATGGCGGAGAAGTCCCGCGTGACAGGGATGAACTGACAAAACTGCCTGGCGTAGGCCGTAAAACCGCAAATGTGGTGGTATCGGTCGCTTTCGGAATCCCAGCCATTGCAGTTGATACGCACGTAGAGCGAGTCAGCAAACGCCTGGCTTTTTGCCGATGGAAGGATTCAGTTCTTGAAGTTGAGAAGACACTGATGAAAAAGATTCCCGAAGAAGAATGGTCGATCACGCATCATAGAATGATCTTTTTTGGTCGATATCATTGTAAAGCCCAAAACCCTAAGTGTGAAACATGTCCTTTACTGGAGGTATGCAGAGAGGGCAAGAAAAGGATGAGGGGAAAATCATAA